One Spirochaetales bacterium genomic region harbors:
- a CDS encoding M20/M25/M40 family metallo-hydrolase — protein MKEQSPGAVDDGTAAVSLIGPADRINRGDIEQGNSRITVLLTTGEEIGLQGADAYVDAYYRKADRTGEPDPFLINLELVAQNGNLNYWEKIGVFLIYYRTSAGLIERIGNAWKEVSGRDIEAVDLPIGDDSYRFHPLGIPAVTISHTGVPGEGFGGFHTPKDNIERVNRENLALMVPLFKAFIEGYNSEI, from the coding sequence TTGAAAGAACAGAGTCCCGGTGCCGTTGATGACGGAACCGCCGCCGTTTCTCTCATCGGTCCGGCGGACCGGATCAATCGGGGTGACATCGAGCAGGGAAACTCACGGATAACGGTTCTCCTGACAACCGGAGAAGAAATCGGTTTGCAGGGCGCGGATGCCTATGTGGACGCCTACTACCGGAAAGCGGACAGAACGGGCGAACCGGATCCGTTTCTGATCAACCTCGAACTCGTTGCACAGAACGGGAACCTCAATTACTGGGAAAAAATCGGTGTTTTCCTTATCTATTACCGCACATCGGCCGGATTGATCGAAAGAATCGGAAACGCCTGGAAGGAGGTGTCGGGCCGTGATATCGAGGCCGTCGATCTGCCCATCGGAGACGATTCTTACCGGTTTCATCCCCTCGGTATTCCCGCGGTGACGATCAGTCATACCGGTGTACCGGGTGAGGGATTCGGCGGTTTCCACACACCGAAAGACAATATCGAACGGGTCAATCGCGAAAACCTGGCATTGATGGTCCCCCTGTTTAAGGCTTTTATCGAAGGATACAATTCAGAAATATAA
- a CDS encoding DUF3160 domain-containing protein, whose translation MQKLSLFIVVVLFVFSSCLDTKHETAGGEGTEEASGAVDETPLILDDSDLKAVSASTDGTAHRQITYSDSSWEMPPYKAKTPVYDVPVIYLNDPVEFHSLDYEQWRDGKIAVIGSDRVFLYEDVFSSGATAAEHIEGRRITQIKKGTIIPILHEYTNTNDEYDGLFKFMDEYNYWYRTEYNGRTGIVFGAFLIGAGRYGNRGNTDDAVRLSYYYNKPEKETRFYDHVGNRRVIPVMRRCLSADAIAFQKVERDEYRLSSSRPDDLVSLYQQLQDDRTTTMFITTDLLLHCMHLLFDRMLEYTEENFFLPLLESLVYDFLSELVTYESRLDPGEDELRAAIGMLRKYFTVADGIFIAGKDLSIKENEYLEEYYYDEEEPVFEADVQNLFSGYPDDVRRELELIFKASESTSSPVFGYKEDYSQFKPRGHYTRSENLKTYFRVMMWFGRLHFTITDKSPEKLKLSKEMVPAVLLLTKIVRSNVDIFRKWRALFEPITYLIGSSDDWSFNDISLIIGSVDLENLGVWLEDDGNITGFIGKAVKELRSPGIKGMSTGTDEGPDTGFRLFGQRFTVDSFIHNNLAIYPYRLMVKGLDIMGVFGSKKAAELLRSDMDEVEGYRHNFYYLADMIGGYDEYDWRRTFYNGYLRLIKEITTFEKGAGFFFTKSDKWDFKALLTSHAGWAELRHDTILYVKQSYAEMGGMGYEPTFDIDPVPRPISYVEPNLGFFYRLGLLLKDSISMLTQDGMMNDDFRYKFNDFKGIVDMLTTIVELEARDRPITEEQNDYIVSVPSKLARIILPPDVDLDAYAMGDDDFKMPIIADVHTADGSCLEVGTGIPYRFYVALNDGQGGKRIAIGYTYRYYEFTQPITNRLDDDQWRAMVYGGDGALSSKIPGWAAGIACE comes from the coding sequence ATGCAAAAACTATCTTTATTTATTGTGGTCGTTTTGTTTGTTTTCTCTTCATGTCTCGACACCAAACATGAAACGGCCGGGGGAGAGGGGACAGAGGAAGCGTCCGGTGCTGTCGATGAGACACCGCTTATTCTCGATGATTCGGATTTGAAAGCCGTTTCGGCGTCGACTGATGGAACGGCACACAGGCAAATCACCTATTCCGACAGCAGCTGGGAAATGCCTCCATATAAAGCCAAAACCCCGGTATATGACGTCCCCGTTATATATCTGAATGATCCGGTCGAATTTCATTCCCTCGATTACGAACAATGGCGGGACGGGAAAATCGCGGTGATCGGCAGTGATCGGGTTTTCCTCTATGAGGACGTGTTCTCCTCCGGCGCGACTGCCGCGGAACATATCGAGGGCAGACGAATCACACAGATAAAAAAAGGAACGATTATTCCGATATTGCATGAATATACGAATACAAACGATGAATATGACGGTCTTTTCAAGTTTATGGACGAATACAATTACTGGTACAGAACCGAATACAACGGGAGAACCGGTATCGTTTTCGGCGCGTTTTTGATCGGCGCGGGCAGGTATGGTAATCGGGGAAATACTGACGATGCGGTCAGGCTGTCATATTATTATAACAAGCCGGAAAAGGAGACCCGGTTTTACGATCATGTCGGAAACAGGCGTGTTATCCCCGTCATGCGGCGTTGTCTATCCGCGGACGCCATCGCTTTCCAGAAAGTGGAAAGGGACGAGTATCGTCTGAGTTCATCCCGGCCCGATGATCTTGTCTCCCTTTACCAGCAGCTTCAGGACGACCGGACGACGACCATGTTCATCACAACCGACCTCCTTCTCCATTGTATGCATCTTCTCTTTGACAGAATGCTCGAATATACGGAAGAGAATTTCTTTCTGCCCCTCCTCGAATCACTCGTTTATGATTTTCTTTCGGAACTCGTCACGTATGAATCCCGACTCGATCCCGGCGAGGACGAATTGCGCGCGGCAATAGGCATGCTGAGGAAATATTTTACCGTCGCCGACGGGATATTTATCGCGGGCAAGGACCTCTCGATCAAGGAAAATGAATACCTGGAAGAATATTATTACGACGAAGAAGAACCGGTTTTCGAAGCGGATGTGCAAAATCTCTTCAGCGGTTATCCCGATGATGTCCGCCGGGAACTCGAACTTATTTTTAAGGCATCCGAAAGCACGTCTTCACCGGTTTTCGGCTATAAGGAGGACTATTCCCAGTTCAAGCCGCGGGGACATTACACGAGGAGTGAGAACCTGAAGACCTACTTTCGCGTCATGATGTGGTTCGGGAGGCTTCACTTTACCATTACCGATAAAAGCCCGGAAAAATTAAAGCTTTCAAAGGAAATGGTCCCGGCCGTCCTGCTCCTTACGAAAATCGTGCGGAGTAATGTCGACATTTTTCGAAAATGGCGGGCGCTTTTCGAGCCCATCACGTATCTGATCGGCTCTTCCGATGACTGGAGTTTCAATGATATCTCCCTCATCATAGGGAGCGTCGATCTGGAAAACCTCGGAGTATGGCTTGAGGATGATGGAAATATTACCGGCTTTATCGGGAAGGCGGTGAAGGAGTTGCGTTCGCCCGGGATCAAGGGAATGTCCACGGGGACGGATGAAGGCCCGGACACCGGCTTCAGGCTTTTCGGCCAGCGGTTTACCGTCGATTCCTTTATTCACAACAACCTCGCGATATATCCTTACCGCCTGATGGTCAAGGGTCTGGATATAATGGGGGTATTCGGAAGCAAAAAAGCCGCCGAACTGCTGCGGTCGGATATGGATGAAGTCGAGGGATACCGGCATAATTTTTATTACCTTGCGGACATGATCGGCGGATATGACGAGTATGACTGGCGCCGGACCTTCTACAATGGCTATCTGAGGCTGATAAAGGAAATCACGACCTTCGAAAAGGGCGCCGGCTTCTTTTTTACGAAGTCGGACAAATGGGATTTCAAGGCGCTTCTCACCTCCCACGCCGGCTGGGCTGAACTCCGCCATGATACCATCCTCTATGTCAAACAGAGTTACGCCGAGATGGGCGGGATGGGATACGAACCGACTTTTGATATCGATCCCGTACCCAGACCGATAAGTTATGTGGAGCCGAACCTCGGGTTTTTCTACCGGCTCGGGCTGCTTCTCAAAGACAGCATTTCAATGCTTACCCAGGACGGGATGATGAACGACGACTTCCGTTACAAATTCAATGATTTCAAGGGGATCGTCGATATGCTGACGACCATCGTCGAGCTGGAAGCGCGTGACAGACCGATTACCGAAGAACAGAACGATTATATCGTCTCCGTTCCTTCGAAGCTTGCCCGTATCATTCTTCCCCCGGATGTGGATCTCGATGCGTACGCCATGGGAGACGATGATTTCAAGATGCCGATTATAGCCGACGTCCATACCGCGGACGGTTCGTGCCTTGAAGTGGGAACCGGCATCCCGTACCGCTTCTATGTAGCCCTGAACGACGGCCAGGGCGGGAAACGGATCGCGATCGGGTACACCTACCGGTATTACGAGTTCACCCAGCCCATTACAAACCGTCTGGACGACGATCAATGGAGGGCGATGGTGTACGGCGGTGACGGAGCCCTCTCCTCGAAAATACCCGGATGGGCCGCGGGAATCGCGTGCGAGTGA
- the amrB gene encoding AmmeMemoRadiSam system protein B, producing the protein MRNGIVYPAFILLFICAGCGGKTAAYPYSYHPVKASGYYRCMEEFDDRAATIPFSLPPEDEGRQPYAGTISHHLLVLPVIGQWFFELRRLRCIDTFIIISPGHFRQGNRPISLSSLPWRAGEAVVRVKTAYVEKIRKDLRIREDRDAMHFEHGIGALIPCLHRYFPEAEIVPIVLDETRRSMKEIGILEESIVDIMKTDPGAFLLISIDFSHGAGITTTMERDKKNEAYLRSLESEKIFHVYADNIGGLSILEKTVRSHGPADCVFLYHTDSYRFSGKQPENITSYFFTYYFRNA; encoded by the coding sequence ATGAGGAACGGTATTGTATATCCGGCCTTTATCTTACTTTTCATTTGCGCGGGATGCGGCGGGAAGACGGCGGCATATCCGTATTCGTATCATCCTGTCAAAGCATCCGGGTATTACCGGTGCATGGAGGAATTCGATGACCGGGCCGCAACAATCCCCTTCTCTCTCCCGCCCGAAGATGAAGGAAGGCAGCCGTACGCGGGGACGATCAGCCATCACCTCCTTGTTCTTCCCGTGATCGGACAGTGGTTTTTCGAATTGCGGAGATTACGCTGTATCGATACATTCATTATCATCAGCCCCGGGCATTTCCGGCAGGGGAATCGCCCCATATCGCTTTCAAGCCTCCCCTGGCGCGCCGGGGAGGCGGTCGTCCGTGTGAAGACGGCGTATGTGGAAAAAATACGAAAGGATCTCCGCATTCGGGAGGACAGGGACGCGATGCATTTCGAACACGGAATCGGTGCGCTGATCCCCTGCCTTCACCGTTATTTCCCCGAAGCGGAAATCGTTCCGATCGTCCTCGATGAAACAAGACGAAGTATGAAGGAGATCGGTATACTCGAAGAGAGTATCGTCGATATTATGAAGACCGATCCCGGCGCTTTTCTCCTCATTTCTATCGACTTTTCCCACGGTGCCGGTATAACCACGACCATGGAGCGGGACAAAAAAAACGAAGCATATCTTCGTTCTCTTGAGTCAGAAAAAATATTTCATGTCTATGCCGATAATATCGGGGGGCTTTCCATCCTTGAAAAAACGGTTCGGTCCCATGGTCCGGCGGACTGCGTTTTCCTTTACCATACCGATTCCTATCGCTTTTCGGGAAAACAGCCGGAAAATATTACCAGCTATTTTTTTACCTATTATTTCAGGAACGCTTGA
- a CDS encoding fucose isomerase — translation MHNIAKVTSGIIAVSRDCFPIELSKKRRKILIQECRENHVNVTEIITIIENEKDVLKAIDEIKEKNINSLIIYLGNFGPEIPTTMLIQKFPGPVMIVAAAEESGKDLIDGRGDAYCGMLNTSYNCGLRRQVPYIPHYPVGTPDEIVPMIENFLVIARILISVKQLKIFSFGPRPQDFVACNAPIKPLYDLGIEIMENSELDLYDIYNSAEGNPAIPGVVEEMKRELGTGNTYPAILPKLAQYEVALVQFLEKNLGASRYGIFANKCWPAFEKYFGFVPCYINSRLASRGIPVSCEVDIYGVLSEYIGYCASGLPSTILDINNTVPYDIIREANEKTKAYQASDMFMGFHCGNTPSCFLINPTINYQLIMHRLMEPDKDPDITRGTLEGRIAPGEITIFRLQSTAETKLMGYAAEGEVLPVEPRSFGGIGVIGIKEMARFYRHVLIEKRYPHHTAVTFRHTGKTLFAALRMLGINDISYNRKKGDLYPSENPFF, via the coding sequence ATGCATAACATTGCTAAAGTGACATCAGGAATAATCGCAGTAAGCAGGGATTGCTTCCCCATTGAATTATCTAAAAAACGAAGGAAGATATTGATTCAAGAATGCAGGGAAAACCATGTCAATGTTACAGAAATCATTACGATAATTGAAAATGAAAAAGATGTGCTCAAAGCAATAGATGAAATAAAAGAGAAAAATATCAATTCCCTTATTATTTATCTCGGGAATTTTGGTCCTGAAATACCTACAACAATGCTTATTCAAAAATTCCCGGGACCTGTCATGATCGTTGCTGCAGCAGAGGAAAGTGGTAAAGATCTTATTGATGGGAGGGGGGATGCATATTGCGGAATGTTGAACACTTCCTATAATTGCGGATTAAGGAGACAGGTTCCCTATATTCCCCACTATCCTGTCGGCACCCCGGATGAAATAGTACCAATGATAGAGAATTTTTTAGTGATTGCGAGGATTCTTATAAGTGTCAAACAGCTAAAAATATTTTCTTTTGGCCCCCGGCCCCAGGATTTTGTTGCCTGCAATGCGCCGATAAAGCCTCTTTATGACCTTGGCATTGAGATTATGGAAAACAGCGAACTGGACCTCTATGACATTTACAACTCGGCCGAAGGAAATCCGGCAATACCCGGGGTTGTTGAAGAAATGAAAAGGGAACTTGGTACGGGGAACACATATCCGGCTATTCTTCCCAAATTGGCACAATATGAGGTTGCTCTTGTTCAATTTCTTGAAAAAAACCTGGGGGCAAGCAGATATGGTATTTTTGCAAACAAGTGCTGGCCGGCTTTTGAAAAGTATTTTGGATTTGTCCCATGTTATATCAACTCACGGCTCGCATCAAGGGGGATACCTGTTTCCTGTGAAGTAGATATATATGGTGTTTTAAGTGAATATATTGGTTATTGTGCAAGCGGCTTACCTTCAACAATACTGGATATCAACAACACTGTTCCCTATGATATTATCAGGGAAGCAAATGAAAAAACAAAAGCATATCAGGCATCTGATATGTTTATGGGATTCCATTGCGGCAATACACCTTCCTGTTTTTTAATAAATCCAACGATCAATTATCAATTAATTATGCACAGGTTGATGGAGCCGGACAAAGACCCGGATATAACCAGGGGTACCCTGGAGGGAAGAATCGCGCCCGGGGAAATTACTATTTTCAGGCTTCAATCCACTGCGGAGACAAAGCTCATGGGCTATGCAGCCGAGGGTGAAGTGCTGCCGGTCGAACCCCGGTCCTTCGGAGGTATCGGAGTAATCGGGATAAAAGAAATGGCGCGCTTTTACCGGCATGTGCTGATTGAAAAGCGATATCCCCATCATACGGCAGTTACATTCCGTCACACAGGAAAAACCTTATTTGCTGCCTTAAGGATGCTGGGGATAAACGATATATCATATAACAGAAAGAAAGGAGATTTGTATCCATCAGAGAATCCTTTTTTCTAA
- a CDS encoding substrate-binding domain-containing protein, translated as MIKKSILIALVILVAITMAVFGSPQQETTGLIKIGIVNLPPEESGYRQANVEDMNNVFSTANGYDAKQTNTGDNSEQIAAAKGYIRDGVDYLLISAANASGWDDTLKSAKAAGIKVILFDRAIDTDPSNYQAALLSDMAY; from the coding sequence ATGATCAAAAAAAGTATACTTATTGCTCTTGTTATTTTAGTCGCGATAACTATGGCAGTATTTGGAAGCCCACAGCAGGAAACGACAGGGCTGATCAAGATCGGCATCGTAAATCTGCCGCCGGAAGAATCCGGCTACCGGCAGGCCAATGTTGAAGACATGAACAATGTCTTCTCAACGGCGAACGGCTATGATGCAAAACAGACCAACACCGGTGACAACAGCGAGCAGATCGCTGCGGCGAAAGGGTATATTCGAGATGGAGTGGATTATCTCCTGATCTCGGCCGCAAACGCGTCTGGTTGGGACGACACCTTAAAGTCTGCAAAAGCCGCAGGCATTAAGGTTATTCTCTTTGACCGTGCGATTGATACGGATCCCTCGAACTATCAAGCAGCACTTCTCTCGGATATGGCTTAT
- a CDS encoding substrate-binding domain-containing protein codes for MNKAKCPLTVGVYSDTTIYDIPIMFFRGIKEIINEHGLNLLYAAGKPIRSPVDYEFQANILFDLFGSENIDGLIILSNILSSFVPASELTDLCRNYHPLPIISAGLLIGGTPSVIIDNESGMYDAVSHLIEVHGHEKIAFLRGPEGHPDSEARYRAYLRALADHGLKADPELLVTGDFHDEAGNRAISILINERNKKPGCDVTALVAANDYMATGVIKELQNRGYRLPQEFAVVGFDDVISGLFLNPPLSTVRQSFYEIGKRSAELIIALLDGEEISPVTKIETTFIRRRSCGCDVESESVFHEYPPRLPPEVENALYSDPAKFLDHLSTLIYDVGLPRNYLNIWNRALTFLRRPEDWMRETDNRERETEGGGLDNWSVMARTAYNVFQDADYSRLQVNTAVGITSTLDIPRLMDILEKQLPFFGIKECYLVLYEHPPKRGDPLKMPGFSRLFMAIGKNGREKIPPEGILFPTRRIVPDNLHKKHGTFRLVIEDIYFENEQIGYWLLDTSSNDEKVYYILTRLISSSLQGALILKRYEERTLQLASANIEIRNLNEQLKDENLRIRTEMEVARHIQMALLPEKIKSIHPDFQIAARMITAEEVGGDYYDVSLDHNGTLWLGIGDVSGHGVTAGLIMMMTQTIHTTITANYDVSAGDIVVMVNNVLYKNVSGRMDESLFMTFTSLKYLGKGHFQYAGSHLDILVYRKATKNIEQIETAGSWLNIKADIREKTQNAEMDLRIGDTLILFTDGLIEVFDSKQTLLDMEGFIKIVHSHAEKDVEEMQDAIFADIEAWCEGKPKDDMSLVIARRVR; via the coding sequence GTGAATAAGGCCAAATGTCCCCTGACGGTCGGGGTGTACAGCGACACGACCATCTACGATATTCCGATCATGTTTTTCAGGGGAATAAAGGAAATCATCAACGAACATGGTCTGAATTTGCTGTACGCTGCGGGGAAACCAATTCGTTCCCCGGTCGATTACGAATTTCAGGCGAACATCCTCTTTGACCTTTTCGGAAGTGAAAACATCGACGGACTGATCATTCTTTCAAACATCCTGAGTTCGTTCGTGCCTGCCTCGGAACTGACGGATCTCTGCCGTAATTATCATCCGCTTCCCATCATCAGTGCCGGGTTGTTGATCGGGGGAACACCAAGCGTCATCATCGACAACGAATCGGGAATGTACGACGCCGTTTCCCATCTCATCGAAGTTCACGGACACGAAAAAATCGCCTTCCTCCGCGGCCCGGAAGGTCATCCCGATTCGGAAGCGCGTTACCGTGCCTATCTCCGCGCCCTGGCCGACCACGGTTTGAAAGCGGACCCGGAGCTTCTCGTCACCGGTGATTTCCATGATGAAGCCGGGAACCGGGCGATATCGATCCTCATCAATGAACGGAATAAAAAACCCGGTTGTGACGTCACCGCCCTTGTCGCGGCGAACGACTACATGGCAACCGGCGTCATCAAGGAGCTGCAGAACCGGGGGTATCGCCTGCCGCAGGAGTTCGCGGTCGTGGGTTTCGATGACGTGATTTCAGGCCTTTTTCTGAATCCGCCGCTCAGTACGGTTCGCCAGTCGTTTTATGAAATCGGCAAGCGAAGCGCGGAACTCATCATCGCCCTTCTGGACGGTGAAGAAATTTCTCCGGTCACGAAAATCGAAACGACGTTCATCCGGCGGCGGTCGTGCGGCTGCGATGTCGAAAGCGAATCCGTCTTTCACGAATATCCGCCAAGGCTTCCGCCCGAAGTCGAGAACGCACTCTACTCGGATCCCGCCAAATTCCTCGATCATCTGAGTACACTGATATACGATGTGGGACTGCCGCGGAATTACCTCAACATCTGGAACCGGGCGCTCACCTTTCTCCGGCGCCCGGAAGACTGGATGAGGGAAACGGATAATAGAGAAAGAGAAACGGAAGGCGGCGGCCTTGACAACTGGTCCGTTATGGCAAGAACCGCCTATAACGTATTTCAGGATGCGGATTATTCGAGACTTCAGGTCAACACCGCGGTGGGCATTACCTCGACACTCGATATCCCGCGGCTCATGGATATCCTGGAAAAACAACTGCCCTTTTTCGGTATAAAGGAATGCTATCTTGTATTGTACGAACATCCGCCGAAACGCGGGGATCCGCTGAAAATGCCCGGGTTTTCCCGTCTTTTCATGGCTATCGGCAAGAACGGGAGGGAAAAAATTCCGCCGGAAGGGATTCTTTTTCCCACCCGCAGGATCGTTCCGGATAACCTGCACAAAAAACACGGGACCTTCCGTCTTGTCATCGAAGACATTTACTTTGAGAACGAACAAATCGGATACTGGCTGCTCGATACCTCGAGCAATGACGAAAAAGTATACTATATTCTGACACGGCTTATCAGCAGCTCCCTTCAGGGAGCACTCATCCTGAAACGGTACGAGGAACGAACGCTTCAGCTCGCCTCGGCCAATATCGAAATCAGGAACCTCAACGAGCAGCTCAAGGACGAAAACCTCCGGATCCGGACGGAGATGGAAGTGGCGCGGCATATCCAGATGGCCCTGCTTCCGGAAAAAATCAAATCGATTCATCCGGATTTTCAGATCGCAGCCCGTATGATCACTGCCGAAGAGGTCGGCGGGGACTATTACGACGTGAGTCTGGATCATAACGGAACACTCTGGCTGGGTATCGGAGATGTTTCCGGTCACGGGGTGACGGCCGGGCTGATCATGATGATGACACAGACCATTCATACCACAATCACGGCCAACTACGATGTTTCCGCCGGCGACATCGTCGTCATGGTCAACAATGTCCTGTACAAGAACGTGAGCGGTCGAATGGATGAAAGCCTGTTTATGACCTTTACCTCCCTGAAATACCTCGGAAAGGGCCATTTTCAATACGCCGGTTCTCACCTCGATATCCTCGTATACAGAAAGGCAACAAAAAACATCGAACAGATAGAGACAGCGGGATCCTGGCTGAATATCAAGGCCGATATCAGGGAAAAGACACAAAACGCGGAGATGGATCTCCGGATCGGAGACACGTTGATCCTGTTTACGGACGGGCTGATCGAGGTATTCGACTCGAAACAAACCCTTCTTGACATGGAAGGTTTTATAAAGATCGTGCACTCCCACGCGGAAAAAGACGTGGAGGAGATGCAGGATGCGATATTCGCCGATATTGAAGCATGGTGTGAAGGAAAACCGAAAGACGATATGTCGCTTGTCATTGCCCGAAGAGTCAGGTAA